The Coffea eugenioides isolate CCC68of chromosome 8, Ceug_1.0, whole genome shotgun sequence genome has a segment encoding these proteins:
- the LOC113781126 gene encoding uncharacterized protein LOC113781126, with protein sequence MASLQESLNKFKKQQEKCQSTLTSIAKQNPKTTPPKPFLSGVSTPSPPIKFSNDTERLQHINSIRKAPVGAQIKRVIDLLLEKRQALKPEQINQECYVDLNANKAVFDSLKKNPKVHYDGERFSYKSKHDLRNKDQLLVLVRKFPEGIAVIDLKDAYTTVMEDLQSLKAAGQIWLLSNFDSQEDIAYPNDPRVPIKVDDDLKQLFRGIELPRDMLDIEKDLQKNGMKPATNTAKRRAMAQVHGIAPKNKPKKKKHEISKRTKLTNAHLPELFQNLNASGS encoded by the exons ATGGCATCATTGCAAGAAAGTTTGAACAAGTTCAAGAAACAACAAGAGAAGTGTCAGTCCACACTCACGAGCATTGCAAAGCAAAATCCAAAAACTACACCTCCAAAACCTTTCCTTTCAGGCGTTTCAACTCCTTCCCCACCAATTAAATTTTCAAACGATACAGAGAGGCTTCAACACATTAATAGCATAAGGAAAGCTCCCGTGGGGGCTCAGATCAAACGTGTTATAGACTTGCTGCTGGAG AAAAGGCAAGCATTGAAACCTGAGCAAATAAATCAAGAATGTTATGTTGATTTGAATGCAAACAAGGCTGTCTTTGATAGTCTGAAGAAGAACCCCAAGGTGCATTATGACGGCGAGCGGTTTTCCTACAAG TCGAAGCATGATTTAAGAAATAAGGATCAACTTCTTGTCTTAGTTCGGAAGTTCCCTGAGGGAATTGCTGTTATTGATCTCAAGGATGCATACACAACTGTCATGGAGGATTTGCAG TCACTGAAAGCTGCAGGCCAAATTTGGCTGTTGTCAAACTTTGACTCGCAAGAGGACATAGCCTATCCTAATGACCCCAGAGTTCCCATCAAGGTTGACGATGATCTGAAACAGTTGTTTCGAGGAATTGAATTACCCCGTGACATGCTTGATATTGAGAAAGATCTTCAGAAGAATGGGATGAAACCTGCTACAAATACTGCAAAGAGGAGGGCAATGGCGCAAGTACATGGAATTGCCCCCAAAAACAAGCCTAAAAAGAAGAAGCATGAAATCAGCAAGAGGACTAAGCTTACAAATGCCCATCTTCCAGAGCTGTTCCAGAACCTTAATGCCTCTGGTTCATGA
- the LOC113779985 gene encoding uncharacterized protein LOC113779985 isoform X2 gives MKICGRRTQSFTPLTSTLMNCYINIPSKPLFDFSRKPSNPQLLFAAKRRWNRYDVLFRGIRRKNLGSWKMRNQTFVFSASEVGNGNADIVKKRKVVEHVCLLKAREDMSDEVEKDMLDYLYTTQYQMRGIVAISLGRISDQELGKYTHAVYIRFQKNEDLSKFYENPFYVGVLKDRVFPYCHDIVNVDYESEVEDDIMPIFRKGEEFNYGVEFVLLIAFDKNSLGGPAEDAMAALAELTAAFPSLIVQATKGSNFNLNNVEYTHGAVIRFRSSEACETFLKSSQYNDVWGSKIQPISEKVISVHYSVDPVGTELM, from the exons ATGAAGATTTGTGGGCGACGAACTCAATCCTTCACTCCCTTGACCTCTACTCTCATGAATTGCTACATCAACATCCCCTCAAAACccctttttgatttttcaagaaaGCCCTCTAATCCTCAACTCCTTTTCGCCGCGAAGAGGAGATGGAATCGTTATG ATGTCTTATTTCGTGGAATTCGACGGAAGAATCTGGGTTCTTGGAAAATGAGGAATCaaacttttgtattttcagcTTCTGAGGTGGGAAATGGCAACGCTGACATTGTGAAGAAAAG GAAAGTAGTGGAACATGTATGTCTGCTTAAAGCAAGAGAGGATATGTCTGATGAGGTGGAGAAGGATATGCTTGATTATCTTTACACTACCCAATATCAAATGCGTGGTATTGTTGCCATATCATTAG GACGCATCTCTGATCAAGAGCTTGGAAAATACACCCATGCTGTTTACATACGTTTCCAGAAAAACGAGGATCTTAGTAAGTTCTACGAGAACCCATTCTACGTCGGAGTTCTTAAAGACCGTGTATTTCCTTACTGCCAT GACATAGTCAATGTGGATTATGAATCTGAAGTAGAAGATGACATCATGCCAATTTTCCGAAAAGGAGAG GAGTTCAACTATGGTGTGGAGTTTGTGCTTCTTATAGCATTTGACAAGAACTCATTGGGCGGACCTGCTGAAGATGCAATGGCTGCTTTGGCAGAATTGACTGCAGCATTTCCGTCACTAATCGTTCAAGCTACTAAAG GTTCTAACTTTAATCTTAACAATGTGGAATATACTCATGGAGCAGTTATACGATTTCGATCAT CTGAGGCTTGCGAGACATTCTTGAAGAGTTCACAGTACAATGAC GTATGGGGATCCAAAATTCAGCCCATCTCTGAAAAGGTCATCTCTGTTCATTATTCGGTGGATCCAGTGGGCACAGAGCTTATGTAA
- the LOC113779985 gene encoding uncharacterized protein LOC113779985 isoform X1 codes for MKICGRRTQSFTPLTSTLMNCYINIPSKPLFDFSRKPSNPQLLFAAKRRWNRYDVLFRGIRRKNLGSWKMRNQTFVFSASEVGNGNADIVKKRKVVEHVCLLKAREDMSDEVEKDMLDYLYTTQYQMRGIVAISLGRISDQELGKYTHAVYIRFQKNEDLSKFYENPFYVGVLKDRVFPYCHDIVNVDYESEVEDDIMPIFRKGEEFNYGVEFVLLIAFDKNSLGGPAEDAMAALAELTAAFPSLIVQATKGSNFNLNNVEYTHGAVIRFRSSEACETFLKSSQYNDQVWGSKIQPISEKVISVHYSVDPVGTELM; via the exons ATGAAGATTTGTGGGCGACGAACTCAATCCTTCACTCCCTTGACCTCTACTCTCATGAATTGCTACATCAACATCCCCTCAAAACccctttttgatttttcaagaaaGCCCTCTAATCCTCAACTCCTTTTCGCCGCGAAGAGGAGATGGAATCGTTATG ATGTCTTATTTCGTGGAATTCGACGGAAGAATCTGGGTTCTTGGAAAATGAGGAATCaaacttttgtattttcagcTTCTGAGGTGGGAAATGGCAACGCTGACATTGTGAAGAAAAG GAAAGTAGTGGAACATGTATGTCTGCTTAAAGCAAGAGAGGATATGTCTGATGAGGTGGAGAAGGATATGCTTGATTATCTTTACACTACCCAATATCAAATGCGTGGTATTGTTGCCATATCATTAG GACGCATCTCTGATCAAGAGCTTGGAAAATACACCCATGCTGTTTACATACGTTTCCAGAAAAACGAGGATCTTAGTAAGTTCTACGAGAACCCATTCTACGTCGGAGTTCTTAAAGACCGTGTATTTCCTTACTGCCAT GACATAGTCAATGTGGATTATGAATCTGAAGTAGAAGATGACATCATGCCAATTTTCCGAAAAGGAGAG GAGTTCAACTATGGTGTGGAGTTTGTGCTTCTTATAGCATTTGACAAGAACTCATTGGGCGGACCTGCTGAAGATGCAATGGCTGCTTTGGCAGAATTGACTGCAGCATTTCCGTCACTAATCGTTCAAGCTACTAAAG GTTCTAACTTTAATCTTAACAATGTGGAATATACTCATGGAGCAGTTATACGATTTCGATCAT CTGAGGCTTGCGAGACATTCTTGAAGAGTTCACAGTACAATGAC CAGGTATGGGGATCCAAAATTCAGCCCATCTCTGAAAAGGTCATCTCTGTTCATTATTCGGTGGATCCAGTGGGCACAGAGCTTATGTAA
- the LOC113779985 gene encoding uncharacterized protein LOC113779985 isoform X3 gives MKICGRRTQSFTPLTSTLMNCYINIPSKPLFDFSRKPSNPQLLFAAKRRWNRYDVLFRGIRRKNLGSWKMRNQTFVFSASEVGNGNADIVKKRKVVEHVCLLKAREDMSDEVEKDMLDYLYTTQYQMRGIVAISLGRISDQELGKYTHAVYIRFQKNEDLSKFYENPFYVGVLKDRVFPYCHDIVNVDYESEVEDDIMPIFRKGEEFNYGVEFVLLIAFDKNSLGGPAEDAMAALAELTAAFPSLIVQATKGSNFNLNNVEYTHGAVIRFRSSEACETFLKSSQYNDLANFDCNTNLDKDMADSPS, from the exons ATGAAGATTTGTGGGCGACGAACTCAATCCTTCACTCCCTTGACCTCTACTCTCATGAATTGCTACATCAACATCCCCTCAAAACccctttttgatttttcaagaaaGCCCTCTAATCCTCAACTCCTTTTCGCCGCGAAGAGGAGATGGAATCGTTATG ATGTCTTATTTCGTGGAATTCGACGGAAGAATCTGGGTTCTTGGAAAATGAGGAATCaaacttttgtattttcagcTTCTGAGGTGGGAAATGGCAACGCTGACATTGTGAAGAAAAG GAAAGTAGTGGAACATGTATGTCTGCTTAAAGCAAGAGAGGATATGTCTGATGAGGTGGAGAAGGATATGCTTGATTATCTTTACACTACCCAATATCAAATGCGTGGTATTGTTGCCATATCATTAG GACGCATCTCTGATCAAGAGCTTGGAAAATACACCCATGCTGTTTACATACGTTTCCAGAAAAACGAGGATCTTAGTAAGTTCTACGAGAACCCATTCTACGTCGGAGTTCTTAAAGACCGTGTATTTCCTTACTGCCAT GACATAGTCAATGTGGATTATGAATCTGAAGTAGAAGATGACATCATGCCAATTTTCCGAAAAGGAGAG GAGTTCAACTATGGTGTGGAGTTTGTGCTTCTTATAGCATTTGACAAGAACTCATTGGGCGGACCTGCTGAAGATGCAATGGCTGCTTTGGCAGAATTGACTGCAGCATTTCCGTCACTAATCGTTCAAGCTACTAAAG GTTCTAACTTTAATCTTAACAATGTGGAATATACTCATGGAGCAGTTATACGATTTCGATCAT CTGAGGCTTGCGAGACATTCTTGAAGAGTTCACAGTACAATGAC CTTGCCAATTTTGACTGTAACACAAATCTTGACAAAGATATGGCTGATAGTCCCTCCTAA